The Mesoterricola silvestris sequence TCGGAGTCGGAGGTGCGGGCGTGTTCCACGTTCAGCTCAGCCATTGAGGGATCTCGCGTCGGGGGCGTAGGAGGCGCCGATGTCCTGGCTGCAGAAGGCGTCGCCGCCGTCCAGGGGGTAGTCCTTGCGCAGGGGGTGCCCGGGGTAGTCCTCCCACATGAGCAGGCGCCGGGGGTCCGGATGGCCCTCGAAGGGGATCCCGAACATGTCCGCCACCTCCCGCTCGGACCAGTCCGCGGACTTGAAGCGGCTCACCAGGCTGGGCACGGACTCCTGGTCGGCCACGCGCACCTTGAGGCGCAGCCGCTCCTGGCTCGTGAGGTTCAGCAGGTGGTACACCACGTCGAAGCGGGGGTCCCGCTGGCCGCCGTCCACCGCCGTGACGTCCATGAGCTGCTGGTAGCCTTCCCGGAAGATGAAATCCACCACCTCCAGGAGCCGGGACCGGTCCACCACGACGGTCCGGTCCCCCCGGAAGGCGTGCCGGTCCAGGATGGCTCCGGGGAGCTGTTCGTCGATGCGTTCGATCACCATGCGCTCACCAGATCTTCTGTTCGCCGTTCTGCCCAGCGGCCAGCACCATCTCCCGGACCACCTGGTGGTTGGTAAGGCCGCGTTCCAGCTGGAGCTGCTCCTGCCGGTCCATGGACGCGTAGAACTGCTCGATGTGCTCCCGGCGGCCCTGGAGGGTCTCCTTCTCGATCTTCTTCTGGAGCTGCATGGCCCCGAAGATGATGGATTCGGGGCGGGGCGGGCAGCCGGGGACGTACACGTCCACGGGGACCACCCGGTCGATGCCCTGGAGGGTCGCATAGGTGCGGTACATGCCCCCGGAGGAGGCGCAGACGCCCACGGAAACCACCCACTTTGGCTCGGCCATCTGGGCGTACACCTGCCGCAGGATGGGAGCCTGCTTGTTCGTGATGGTGCCCAGCACCAGG is a genomic window containing:
- a CDS encoding NADH-quinone oxidoreductase subunit C produces the protein MVIERIDEQLPGAILDRHAFRGDRTVVVDRSRLLEVVDFIFREGYQQLMDVTAVDGGQRDPRFDVVYHLLNLTSQERLRLKVRVADQESVPSLVSRFKSADWSEREVADMFGIPFEGHPDPRRLLMWEDYPGHPLRKDYPLDGGDAFCSQDIGASYAPDARSLNG
- a CDS encoding NADH-quinone oxidoreductase subunit B, with translation MAGINLDDTVMTTRLDAVVNWARKNSLWPLPFGTACCAIEFMSMMASRYDFSRFGAEALRFSPRQSDMLLVLGTITNKQAPILRQVYAQMAEPKWVVSVGVCASSGGMYRTYATLQGIDRVVPVDVYVPGCPPRPESIIFGAMQLQKKIEKETLQGRREHIEQFYASMDRQEQLQLERGLTNHQVVREMVLAAGQNGEQKIW